One window of the Populus nigra chromosome 4, ddPopNigr1.1, whole genome shotgun sequence genome contains the following:
- the LOC133692495 gene encoding bifunctional nuclease 1: protein MVSLQGPVICPTVGAKQAGKQAFPMTGPLVKARLVRSELWGFKGYKTKVGLTSRQLKARRCNTVQCSLSSSSDGNGSTAENFNENDEDYVNSSVVEAVEVKSGSDGFVIKMRDGRHLRCVHNNPQGGHLPDYAPHPAIVLKMEDGTGLLLPIIVLEMPSVLLMAAVRNVQIARPTMYQVVRDMVEKMGFEVKLVRVTKRVHEAYFAQLYLTKIGNETECVSFDLRPSDAINIAVRCKVPIQVNKYLAYSDGMRVIESGKPIQSPASDGLLFTELDRPTGQPCLDTKEFNLVRNMFTAAFEERYGDAAQWRDKLGQFRAKRNLKKYT from the exons ATGGTGTCGCTGCAAGGACCGGTAATATGCCCTACTGTGGGTGCAAAACAAGCAGGAAAACAGGCTTTCCCGATGACTGGTCCCTTGGTGAAAGCTAGGCTGGTTAGAAGTGAATTGTGGGGATTTAAGGGTTACAAAACTAAGGTGGGTCTTACTTCTCGGCAACTGAAAGCGCGAAGATGCAATACAGTGCAGTGTAGTTTGAGCTCATCGTCAGATGGTAATGGGAGTACAGCCGAGAATTTCAATGAAAATGATGAAGATTATGTGAACTCCAGTGTCGTTGAAGCTG TTGAGGTGAAGAGTGGATCGGATGGTTTTGTGATCAAAATGAGGGATGGAAGGCACTTAAGATGTGTCCACAACAACCCTCAAGGTGGGCATCTACCGGATTATGCTCCCCATCCTGCGATTGTATTGAAGATGGAAGATGGGACTGGTCTTCTTCTTCCAATAATTGTTT TGGAGATGCCAAGTGTGTTGCTCATGGCAGCAGTGCGCAATGTCCAAATT GCAAGACCAACTATGTATCAAGTGGTGAGGGACATGGTTGAAAAGATGGGTTTTGAA GTCAAACTTGTTAGAGTTACGAAGAGAGTGCATGAAGCATACTTTGCCCAGTTGTACCTCACTAAG ATTGGTAATGAAACTGAATGTGTCAGCTTTGATCTTCGTCCATCAGATGCCATCAATATTGCTGTTAGATGCAAG GTGCCTATTCAAGTTAATAAGTACCTGGCGTACAGTGATGGAATGAGAGTCATTGAATCTGGAAAGCCAATTCAGTCTCCTGCTTCAGATGGCTTATTATTCACTGAACTTGATAG GCCCACTGGACAACCTTGTCTTGATACCAAGGAGTTTAATCTTGTGCGCAACATGTTTACAGCTGCATTCGAGGAACGTTATGGAGATGCTG CTCAATGGAGAGACAAACTTGGTCAATTTCGGGCAAAGAGGAACTTGAAGAAATATACATGA